The genomic region CGAAATATAcccagatatttgacttttttctTACCCTTCTCTGTCAATTatgcaaaacaaaaaaggttATGTAGACAGCGAATTATTGGGCCGAGCTGGATTTGAACCAGCGTAGACATATTGCCAACGAATTTACAGTCCGTCCCCATTAACCGCTCGGGCATCGACCCAGGAAGAATCTATTCGAACTTTATGGATAATCCATGATCAACTTCCTTTCGTAGTACCCTACCCCCAGGGGAAGTCGAATCCCCGCTGCCTCCTTGAAAGAGAGATGTCCTGAACCACTAGACGATGGGGGCATACTTGCTCAACCGCCATCATACTATGATCATAGTATGAtcagttttttaaaattgtcaATATAATCAAATGGTATGACTAgcttataagattttttatttttttctatagcattctatatcatttttttattttacatttatattcatattctAATCacaattctataaaaaaaatcgatatattttctttttatatttgaagtggaaataaaaaaaaaaaaaaatcgaaaaaagtctagtataaaatcttttaaagaaGTGATTGGtctgacagaaaaaaaataaaaaagagggttaagtttcgttttttttactttacttAATAGATTGCCTCATCTCATTGTTAAGAAATAGTAGTGTCCCTATCTAACACTAACCCAAGAAAGTCAGACAGAATCCATCTTTCTTCCCTAATTAGACGATGGATTGATAAGTTAAGTTATCGATTCTCGCTTCTAGTTGCGAAATGAGCTACTAACCACTATGCgtctattgtatatatatttaatatatatatatatttgatttacctATCGACTCAGTCAGGAATTAAATCAAGACGGCCCTTTTAACTCAGTGGTAGAGTAACGCCATGGTAAGGCGTAAGTCATCGGTTCAAATCCGATAAGGGGCTTTTACTTTCTTTAACTTTCTATTACTTTCTTTAACTTTCTATATAGGAAAAATTTCATTCGAAAGTCTATAATTtcgaattttttgaatttcattctaatgaatttcattttaataataactaataataaagtgagagagtttaataataactaataataaagtgagagagtaatttagaaaatcaaattgaacatttttatattataatacaatgaATAATAATAAGTCGGCTTTTGAATCGCCAAATAGATATTCGTTGTTTCCCTTTTTCGATAGATTAGAAATCAAcaaatccaaaagaaaaagtaagTGGACCTAACCCGTCGAATCATGACTATATCCACTATTCTGATATTCAAATTCGATAGAGATAAAATTGAAACAGtagatttgttttatttcatatttttttattcggaAATCTGTcgatatctcttatttaatcttcttgtttctatattTCATAGGAAATATATTGCGTTCCTGCCTAGAGAAAGAAAGTCTTattccaaattttttaatacCTAAAGGGTATTTCAATATCTTGTTTTGATTCCAGAACATAACAAGAGCCTAAATTCTAGTTGTATAAGAATCAAATTGTATTAAGAATCAAAAAATCGAATCATAAAGAATGGCTTCAGATATCAATCAAATATTTCCATATTGATGCTTACAAGATGACAATGTAATGGGATTGAAGGTGTATGTGAGAAAGAAACTCTCATTTACAGtttgctattattttatttaaatattgtattgaattagatataaataataaattttccctttttttacCGGCATGGACATGtagatatcaaataaaatagaaaaaagatTTCTTTATCTGAGTAATGAGTCATCTGACAATTCATGATTTAGATTCAACTACTTATTAAGAAACTAATAGCAAGGAAGAAACAATTTGAGTTGATGCGTTTACCTAAGTAAGGaccaataaaatcaaatattttgatcttCGAAACCAATTAAATGAAATTCTAAAGGTTAAATTTTATGGGGCAGTGCGCGAGaaatcaaatcataaataaatgatagaatTTTGAGCGTCctgaacataatatataacattaagatATATAAAGGTGTTCGGAAATGGTTGAAGTAGATGAATAGGAGGATCGCTATGACTATAGCCCTTGGTAAATTTaccaaagacgaaaaagatttatttgatattatggaTGACTGGTTACGGAGGGACCGCTTCGTTTTTGTAGGTTGGTCTGGTCTATTGCTCTTTCCTTGTGCCTATTTCGCTTTGGGGGGTTGGTTCACAGGTACAACCTTTGTAACTTCATGGTATACTCATGGATTGGCTAGTTCCTATTTAGAAGGTTGCAATTTTTTAACCGCTGCAGTTTCTACTCCTGCTAATAGTTTAGCGCATTCTTTGTTGTTACTGTGGGGTCCTGAAGCACAAGGAGATTTTACTCGTTGGTGTCAATTAGGCGGTCTGTGGGCTTTTGTTGCTCTCCACGGTGCTTTCGCATTAATAGGTTTTATGTTACGTCAATTTGAACTTGCTCGATCTGTTCAATTGCGACCTTATAATGCAATCGCATTCTCTGGTCCAATTGctgtttttgtttctgtctttctaatTTATCCACTAGGTCAATCTGGTTGGTTCTTTGCGCCTAGTTTTGGTGTAGCGGCTATATTTCGATTCATCCTCTTTTTCCAAGGGTTTCATAATTGGACATTGAACCCATTTCATATGATGGGAGTCGCTGGTGTACTGGGCGCGGCTCTGTTATGCGCTATTCATGGTGCTACTGTAGAAAATACTTTATTTGAAGATGGTGATGGTGCAAATACATTCCGTGCTTTTAACCCAACTCAAGCCGAAGAAACTTATTCAATGGTCACCGCTAACCGCTTTTGGTCACAAATCTTTGGGGTTGCTTTTTCCAATAAACGTTGGTTACATTTCTTTATGTTATTTGTACCAGTAACTGGTTTATGGATGAGTGCTCTTGGAGTAGTCGGTCTAGC from Brassica napus cultivar Da-Ae unplaced genomic scaffold, Da-Ae ScsIHWf_2144;HRSCAF=2796, whole genome shotgun sequence harbors:
- the LOC125600169 gene encoding photosystem II D2 protein — its product is MNRRIAMTIALGKFTKDEKDLFDIMDDWLRRDRFVFVGWSGLLLFPCAYFALGGWFTGTTFVTSWYTHGLASSYLEGCNFLTAAVSTPANSLAHSLLLLWGPEAQGDFTRWCQLGGLWAFVALHGAFALIGFMLRQFELARSVQLRPYNAIAFSGPIAVFVSVFLIYPLGQSGWFFAPSFGVAAIFRFILFFQGFHNWTLNPFHMMGVAGVLGAALLCAIHGATVENTLFEDGDGANTFRAFNPTQAEETYSMVTANRFWSQIFGVAFSNKRWLHFFMLFVPVTGLWMSALGVVGLALNLRAYDFVSQEIRAAEDPEFETFYTKNILLNEGIRAWMAAQDQPHENLIFPEEVLPRGNAL